The Electrophorus electricus isolate fEleEle1 chromosome 4, fEleEle1.pri, whole genome shotgun sequence region GACCAAACACTGGCAGGTCATTGAACTCTGTGTGTCTTCAGCAGGCACAGACGGAGAGTGCACAGTGCTTGCTTAAAGGCCCAGTCACAAGTTTTTAGTGATACACTCATTCAGTGTAAAAGAAATATAATTGCATTTACTTGGTTGACATGAAAGTGTGGAGCAAATCAGATCTCCTGTTGTGTCCACTACCTTTTTAACTTATTTCATGAAATGAGCATACCTACAGCAAAACTTTCATAACACCTATAGTTGAATTAAAAAAACTCAATTATTCAATCATATTTATTTCTCTGAGGTGTGAAACACCTTTTCTTGCTCCATTTCTCTGCAGAATCAGGATGTGGTCCCCATCAACAGTTATGACACAGCTGGATCCTTCCTTATTCTTGGCTGTAATAACGGCTCTATTTACTACATAGGTCAGTAATTAACCATCTACAGCAACGCCTAATCTATGACCATAAAGTGTGGTTTGGAATCAAAAAGTGGCCTTTACCATGCTgatgtgtgcgtttgtgtgtttgtgtgtatgcatatttgtgtaCATTCAGATGTGCAAAAGTTTCCTTTACGGATGAAGGATAATGACCTCTTGGTGACTGAGTTGTACCGAGACCCCAGTGAGGATGCCATCACAGCCCTTAGTGTTTACCTCACACCCAAAACAAGTGAGACTCCAGCCTCGGTGGACACACAGCAACTTCCCATtgccatttcacacacactagTACTGTAACAGCACTAATGCGTCATGCACACTTGCCAGTAGATTTGGCAGCACACCCATAACAGCTTAAGCACACACAAAGTTCCTGCTAACTTGTGGATCATTTATGACAGTATGAATTGTTaacagtgtgtaaatgtaaattctgtctttgtgtttccGGACTTGTGTGCCAGGTGACAGCGGGAACTGGATTGAAATAGCATACGGCACCAGCTCAGGGACAGTGCGTGTGATTGTGCAGCACCCGGAGACGGTGGGATCCGGACCACAGCTCTTCCAGACCTTCTCTGTCCACCGCAGCCCTGTGACCAAGATCATGTTGTCTGAGAAACACCTCATCTCTGGTACAGGGACtctcacacagtcactcacacatacatgggCACGTACACCCACTCTCACTCATTCGCATATTCACTCGTTTGCACGCACACAGTTAttcgtgtacacacacactcacatgcattctctctcactcactcacatttctctcactcattcataaaaacacacacgcacgcacacacacacacacacacacacacgtgtatgagTACAATGCCCCATTCACTCTTCACACACCTCTATCTTATAGCTCACACTGCACACCTCCATGTGTTTTGGAAGCTTGCACTCTCATCGGAAACTCTGAATGTATATCTTGTCATCAAATCTGCTACACTCATTTTAACAGCAGCATGTTATTTGTTGATAAAACACGGGCCCGTAGTTGGCGTGGGACGGTTCATTGAATTGCCCTATTTTGGGTGCGCAGTGTGTGCAGACAACAACCACGTGCGCACCTGGACCGTGACACGCTTCCGAGGGATGATCTCCACCCAGCCCGGCTCCACCCCGCTCACCTCCTTCAAGATCCTCTCACTGGATGATATCGATGGACATGGGGGCTGTGCTGCAGGCACTGAGATTGGTGAGTGTCGCAGTAGCTGTGCAtagaccccccccacccccactaccCACAACCCTTCGATGTTGCATTTTAAGACCAGGAGGACTGCAGTGTATGCTTGTTCAGTTGAATTTTAAAGCCAATTTCACATTCTTCACACTTTcttgccgtaaatgtaaatgttcttgaCTTAACTAAAAATGTAGAGTTTCTGTTGGAAAGGTTCTTATAATCGCAGCTCTTAAACTGTACTCCAGTCCGGTGTGGATTGGTGATGTTGAAACCTGTGGGCGTACTGCTGCACACCTGTGATGTGGCATTTTGACGGGTCTCTTTCAGGTCCTTACGGAGAGAGGGATGAGCAGCAGGTTTTTATCCAGCGTGTGGTTCCAGACACTGATAAACTTTACGTCAGGCTGTCCTCCAATGGCAAGAGGTGAGATTCACCTGGCGGATGCATTCACCTGCTTTCCTTTCAGTCTTCAGTTCATTATAAATTTAGattcttttttatgtttttacaaTGTCATAGAGCAGCTTCACAGAAGCCCACATGCAGATCCAGATTTTCCATTATTCAGTGCTGGCAGGTGTCTCTAACAACCTATCTCAGCAAAGGGTGAACATTTTAGTGAAACCACACCTCTCTCCACTGCCTACTCATAGACTAATGCAGACTGAATTTTAGTCATCATGGCTGATCATTTAACATCATTGACAACAGGAGAGCAAATGTGCTGCTCACACCTTTTCATCATTAGCTTGGGCTTTTTTTCAAATTAGATTTAACTTAACCCTAAGCACATTTGAGAGTTAGACTAGATTGGCATATTTACTCCAGGAGGTTCTCAGTATTAAGAGCGTTCTTGCATAGAGGTTGAGCTGATCTCGTGTCAACCTGGCAGGGTGTGCGAGTTGCGCTCAGTGGACGGCACCTCCATCACAGCATTCGTGGTGCACGAGTGTGAGGGGTCGAGCCGCATCGGTTCACGGCCACGCCGCTACCTCTTCAGTGGCCATAGCAATGGCAGCATCCAGATGTGGGATCTCACTACAGCGATGGAGATCGCAGGGAAAGTGGATATTAAGGGTGAGGCAGGAAAACTGCAGGTATTTTGAGAATATGGTGATGCACAGCCATAGGTCTTGTTGGAcaaatacgtgtgtgtggtggtggttgtgtttgAAAGCTCTAGGAGGCCCCACTGAAGAGGAGCTGTTGGAGTTGTTGGACCAGTGTGACTTGGCACTTACTCGGACTCCAGACATGAGTCCTGCtgcatctctcacacacgtCTCCCGCAATTCGATCTGCAGGTACATACTCTCTCCATTTGTCATGCATGTTACTGCAAATGTTGCCTGTTGCACTTTATTTCTGTTATGAGGTGTTGTCTGAAGACATTGAGGACGTtgacaacctttttttttctaattttcttactaccttttgtttttctttctttccttgtttcttggtcttttcttccttttgttaCTTTTTCTCTTTCCACCTTTTTGGTTCGTtcttaattttctctttctatcgtgctttctgtctttgtctttctctgactGTAGTCTCCAGTCTCACCTGAGTGAGAGCAGTCGCATTGGTATGTCCACCACTCGGCCTGGACTCCCGCACACAGGAAGTCTGCCCCGCCATGCCCCTCTGCACCCCTTCAGCAAGCCGCGTGACCTGACTGGCCACCTGGGCATGAGCCAGTGCTCCCTGGCCAGCAGCGCCAGCGGTGGCGGGAGCCCGCACCCTAGCAGACTTCCTCTGGAGCGGGAGCGCGAAAGCCTGGGTGCCTTGCGCAGGGGCAGCTTTGTGGAGCGCTGTCAGGAGAGAGCCAAGAGCTCTGACGTGGCAGGAGCAGACGTGGGCAGGAGGAGCGTGGCAGGGTGCAGTGAGCTGGAAGCTCGCCTGGCTCTCAGGACACACCCTTCCTTCTGCTCCCCACCAGCGTCTTCATCGGCGGCTTCATCCAAAAGAGCCGCGCACACGGTGCCCAGCCCCGCCACCTCGGTGGTGAGCCCTACTCGAGCTCAGATGCCAGTGGCTCCACTACGAGTCCCGGCATCACCAGTAAGTGAAGCCCCTTCCTCAGAGGCAGGTCCCGTACACGAGAGCCCTGCCTCCCCACCGCCCACCAGCCCTAAACCTCATATGAATGAGACTAGCTTCTGAAAGGCTGTTGTGGAAACACAGCATGGTTTGACTGAGCACTGTAATGCTTATTCACATTTGTTTCTACAGAGAATAAGTAGAAATTAAAAGATGTCATCACTGGTTAAATGCCTTTCTGCGAATGCATAAcgattttctttccttttttcataaacatttggCTTTAAAGAATGTCTTCCAGGGCTCAAGAACATTAATCTCTTAGAGGACTCCTTGCTGTATATTATGTGTTCCTGTGACAGTGTTTGAAATGTTGCCCCGTTTGGTGCATGAGCAAGAGCCACCAAATGACATTCCATGTGTCTCAGGATTTGAATCTATGATGATGAAACACAGTTCAGCATATTTTTGCAATATAGTGCAATTGTAATAACTGATGTTTCTTCAATTTTAAGAACTTTGTTTCTTAGTAAACACTGTCTACACTGTCAACATAGGCAGACATTACTGTGCATTAAGACTTGCAACCCATTACTGTGCATAAAAGACATTGCTAGATGTAATCCACACTGTCTCAGTGCCCATGGGCATATACAGCAGTGAAAGGTTAACACCTGAAATGTCAaggtgagaaagaggaagaggaaagaggaaggtGTGAAAGAGCGGAATGAGAAATGTGCTTAACTACTGTTTCATCCACCTCTCCTAGCAAATGTGGTTAGTGTGGATCTGACTGTTGCTCAGTGCCTCTGACTTCCCCCATGTGCTTGTGTAgaagacacatgcacacggcTCAATGTTTAACATGCCTTGTGTAATCCGTTGGTCGGTATTGTTACACAGAACAGTCGCTGAAGTGAACACTAAACACCCCTCCCCACCTTCCAGAATGTTAGTCACCTGCATGGCATGTGGAGAGCCAATCCTCAGAAGGAagatctttgtgtgttttttctgtttttgcatcattctgtgtgttttctgtgtttttgcagcACTGACTAAAACTCAGTAAGAAAATGCTGGGATAGACTTGGCAGTGCTCATTGGCACAGAATGTGGTGTACTGTGTATGACCTGAACGTTTTTGTGTGGGTTGTGTTCTAGCACTGTTGTGATTTGAAACTTTCTTGTTGATTGACAACAGTTGTTGCAGTGGTAAATATAGCTCGCCAGTTACaccagttctttttttttttttttttcagctttagCATAAGCATGAAACAGTATTTGTTTGGAGATTAATCATCATTTGTTCATGAAGAGGTGTTTGGGAGTAATGTATTCTTACTGTTTACAGCCATGTATTTGCTGATGTTATGAGTGCTTTTAATAACCTGTAGTCACAGGGATTTATCATTGAAATGCAGGTATTGTATTTCACAAAAAACAATTTCACCAAGAAAATACTTTAATTGTATGCAATTTGTAACCAATCATTAACTTTCATGTCCTGAATAATTTGTAATATGTATCAActatgtttgggtttttttattaattaatgtaaatgcaaaagaaATCAATGTGGCAATGTGTTCACTTTTCTTCCACTGGATatacttttttacatttttttttttttttttttgcaagttaTATACTTTATACGctataatactaataatatatactatacaataattttataaatgtatcaaCATTCGAAAATGCTGTTTATGGTAATCATTTCccttttcatatatttaaaataactttttaaagcTTTATTAAATAAGTGGTAAATTTAAGATtcacaaaacagcaagaaaaaattccaaaaatagtttatttgaatataaataACTAAACTTGGGTAGCATATTTAATAAATAGGTCAATAAATAGCAGAGCTGGTAGTGGCATGTCTTTGTATTATACTACAGCTCCTCATTAGGAACAATTCTTCcaagaaaaaaatacactgatcaaaataaaacattacatttcagaGACAGACTGAATGTTGTCTATGAAACAGCTACACTAGTATAATTTACAAAATCATATCAGTTGCACCTTTTCATACAGTACATGTTTGATTGTCCATGTTCGTGGATGACGTCTCTCTGATCGTTTCAGTAGGCCTGCAATCTTCTAATCCCCTTCAGTGCCTCTGGCTTCCTCAGTGTCTGCCATAGCACTGTTgccctctccctcattctgcTGAGCTTCTATATTGTGGCATCTAGCATCTCCAGAAAGAGCTTGTGCATGGGCACATGCCTCTCCACGTGCAGGTGGCAGAAACAGTGCACGGCCCTCTGTGCAGTCTGTCTGAGCAGGGGCAGGGTCAACAGGAGCCTCCCGGCGCGGTGCGGCTCGTCCAGATGCTGGCTGCTCTCGTAGTCCTGCAGTGCTTCGTGGAGGCTGTCCTGGAAGCGCAGCACTGCATCACCACTCTCCACACTCTCTGCATCTGCCAGAATATGCACAGTGAAACAGCTAGCCAAGGTCGAACCGGGCCT contains the following coding sequences:
- the shkbp1 gene encoding SH3KBP1-binding protein 1 isoform X2; translated protein: MARVAGDIIHLNVGGKRFSTSKQTLTWVPDSFFSSLLSGRISTLKDETGAIFIDRDPSLFAPILNFLRTKELHPRSVDVHLLMHEAEFYGITPLVRKLQLCDELDRSSCGTVLFNGYLPPPVYPVKRRNRHSVAGPQFMGGRGGMLERAPVRRSNTMPPNLGTSGILAKAVPEERVPGITSSNPKGSDPGMVRIICGHHNWIAVAYAQFVVCYRVKESTGWQQVFTSPRLDWLIDRVALNAKVMGGSLGDNDKMVAVASGTEIILWAICPDGNGNEIGVFSLNVPVEALFFVGNQLIATSHTGKVGVWNAVTKHWQNQDVVPINSYDTAGSFLILGCNNGSIYYIDVQKFPLRMKDNDLLVTELYRDPSEDAITALSVYLTPKTSDSGNWIEIAYGTSSGTVRVIVQHPETVGSGPQLFQTFSVHRSPVTKIMLSEKHLISVCADNNHVRTWTVTRFRGMISTQPGSTPLTSFKILSLDDIDGHGGCAAGTEIGPYGERDEQQVFIQRVVPDTDKLYVRLSSNGKRVCELRSVDGTSITAFVVHECEGSSRIGSRPRRYLFSGHSNGSIQMWDLTTAMEIAGKVDIKALGGPTEEELLELLDQCDLALTRTPDMSPAASLTHVSRNSICSLQSHLSESSRIGMSTTRPGLPHTGSLPRHAPLHPFSKPRDLTGHLGMSQCSLASSASGGGSPHPSRLPLERERESLGALRRGSFVERCQERAKSSDVAGADVGRRSVAGCSELEARLALRTHPSFCSPPASSSAASSKRAAHTVPSPATSVVSPTRAQMPVAPLRVPASPVSEAPSSEAGPVHESPASPPPTSPKPHMNETSF
- the shkbp1 gene encoding SH3KBP1-binding protein 1 isoform X1; this encodes MARVAGDIIHLNVGGKRFSTSKQTLTWVPDSFFSSLLSGRISTLKDETGAIFIDRDPSLFAPILNFLRTKELHPRSVDVHLLMHEAEFYGITPLVRKLQLCDELDRSSCGTVLFNGYLPPPVYPVKRRNRHSVAGPQFMGGRGGMLERAPVRRSNTMPPNLGTSGILAKAVPEERVPGITSSNPKVLLYSFLLHLHHTPFGSISIAKSCCETNNILPSTISSAFLSISDCCSLCPQSGCSSVLTVFSGQGSDPGMVRIICGHHNWIAVAYAQFVVCYRVKESTGWQQVFTSPRLDWLIDRVALNAKVMGGSLGDNDKMVAVASGTEIILWAICPDGNGNEIGVFSLNVPVEALFFVGNQLIATSHTGKVGVWNAVTKHWQNQDVVPINSYDTAGSFLILGCNNGSIYYIDVQKFPLRMKDNDLLVTELYRDPSEDAITALSVYLTPKTSDSGNWIEIAYGTSSGTVRVIVQHPETVGSGPQLFQTFSVHRSPVTKIMLSEKHLISVCADNNHVRTWTVTRFRGMISTQPGSTPLTSFKILSLDDIDGHGGCAAGTEIGPYGERDEQQVFIQRVVPDTDKLYVRLSSNGKRVCELRSVDGTSITAFVVHECEGSSRIGSRPRRYLFSGHSNGSIQMWDLTTAMEIAGKVDIKALGGPTEEELLELLDQCDLALTRTPDMSPAASLTHVSRNSICSLQSHLSESSRIGMSTTRPGLPHTGSLPRHAPLHPFSKPRDLTGHLGMSQCSLASSASGGGSPHPSRLPLERERESLGALRRGSFVERCQERAKSSDVAGADVGRRSVAGCSELEARLALRTHPSFCSPPASSSAASSKRAAHTVPSPATSVVSPTRAQMPVAPLRVPASPVSEAPSSEAGPVHESPASPPPTSPKPHMNETSF
- the shkbp1 gene encoding SH3KBP1-binding protein 1 isoform X3, with the protein product MARVAGDIIHLNVGGKRFSTSKQTLTWVPDSFFSSLLSGRISTLKDETGAIFIDRDPSLFAPILNFLRTKELHPRSVDVHLLMHEAEFYGITPLVRKLQLCDELDRSSCGTVLFNGYLPPPVYPVKRRNRHSVAGPQFMGGRGGMLERAPVRRSNTMPPNLGTSGILAKAVPEERVPGQGSDPGMVRIICGHHNWIAVAYAQFVVCYRVKESTGWQQVFTSPRLDWLIDRVALNAKVMGGSLGDNDKMVAVASGTEIILWAICPDGNGNEIGVFSLNVPVEALFFVGNQLIATSHTGKVGVWNAVTKHWQNQDVVPINSYDTAGSFLILGCNNGSIYYIDVQKFPLRMKDNDLLVTELYRDPSEDAITALSVYLTPKTSDSGNWIEIAYGTSSGTVRVIVQHPETVGSGPQLFQTFSVHRSPVTKIMLSEKHLISVCADNNHVRTWTVTRFRGMISTQPGSTPLTSFKILSLDDIDGHGGCAAGTEIGPYGERDEQQVFIQRVVPDTDKLYVRLSSNGKRVCELRSVDGTSITAFVVHECEGSSRIGSRPRRYLFSGHSNGSIQMWDLTTAMEIAGKVDIKALGGPTEEELLELLDQCDLALTRTPDMSPAASLTHVSRNSICSLQSHLSESSRIGMSTTRPGLPHTGSLPRHAPLHPFSKPRDLTGHLGMSQCSLASSASGGGSPHPSRLPLERERESLGALRRGSFVERCQERAKSSDVAGADVGRRSVAGCSELEARLALRTHPSFCSPPASSSAASSKRAAHTVPSPATSVVSPTRAQMPVAPLRVPASPVSEAPSSEAGPVHESPASPPPTSPKPHMNETSF